The Candidatus Binatia bacterium DNA window TAGACCGAGGCGAATTCCGCGCCGATGAGGAGGATCGCCGAGCAGACGTAGACCCAGAGCATGAAGCCGAGGATGCCTCCCAGCGCTCCGAACAGGGAGGAGCGGCTCGCGATGACGGCGACGTACAGCCCGAACAGGTACTTCGAGACCTCGAACAGGAAGGTCGCGACGAGCGCGGCGGGGAGGACGTCGCGCATGCGGTGCGCCACGTTCGGCACGTACCAGTAGACGAAGAAGAACCCCGCGAAGCTGAGGAGCGCGGGCATGCTCCACTGCACGGTGGCCCAGACCAGGTCGGGTCCCGCCGGCAGCCCACCCGCCGGGATCTCCCGCTCGCCCAGGAGCACGTGCAGACCCGCCGTGCTCGCCGCGGAGACCACGAGGAGCGCCCAGATCCCGAGGCCGGTCATGAAGTCGCGCACCCGAACCCGCACGAACCCGCGCCGGGAGCTGACGCCCCATGCCCGATTCAAGCCCCACCGCGTGGCGCTGATCATCCCGAGCGCCGACCAGGCGAGCCCCAGGGCGCCCATGACGGAAATCCCCGCGCTGGCCTTTCGGATCGCCTCGACCGATTGAAGCAGGATCGTGCGGTTCTGGGTGGAACCGGCCGGCAAGAGCTCGAGCATGTGCCCGAGAAGGTGCGCCTGCTCGTGCGGATCGTGAATCGTCCAGCCGATCGAGAGAAGCAGGAGCGCGACCGAAGGCACCGCCGAGAAGAGCACGAAGAATGCGATGGAAGCCGCATTCCGGGCGCCCTCGTGCTCCTGGAAGCGGAGGAAGGTCCTTCGCAGATTTCGAGCGAGCAACATCATGGCCGGGGTGCCCTCGGGACCGTCACGCGCCGCCTAAACGATCAATCGTTGCGGCGGATGCTACCCTCGTATACCATATGACGTAATGGCAGTCTCCAGACGACCCCAGCGTAAGACCGTCGCCAAGCCCAA harbors:
- a CDS encoding YihY/virulence factor BrkB family protein, giving the protein MMLLARNLRRTFLRFQEHEGARNAASIAFFVLFSAVPSVALLLLSIGWTIHDPHEQAHLLGHMLELLPAGSTQNRTILLQSVEAIRKASAGISVMGALGLAWSALGMISATRWGLNRAWGVSSRRGFVRVRVRDFMTGLGIWALLVVSAASTAGLHVLLGEREIPAGGLPAGPDLVWATVQWSMPALLSFAGFFFVYWYVPNVAHRMRDVLPAALVATFLFEVSKYLFGLYVAVIASRSSLFGALGGILGFMLWVYVCSAILLIGAEFASVYRNRRAEKLAGAA